A genomic region of Haliotis asinina isolate JCU_RB_2024 chromosome 1, JCU_Hal_asi_v2, whole genome shotgun sequence contains the following coding sequences:
- the LOC137291177 gene encoding uncharacterized protein F54H12.2-like, producing MENSLRVRPIYIPTRVISRFFSTKPQHRNNLYYNLNSITKTDSMDESDPNSANGGLFLRYTRNGTVDMCGPLYEDLMDSKRYWINGVDLQIRMFRTPPAFNLMCAEDSPSYKVKIQDIYLRMCKIRPSSAITTSHAKVLSHHTAKYPFTKSDIKTVSLPKGQLNYTVDNLFQNKVPNKTVVALASSEAVNGSYTKSPFNFQMYDLSSIVLYVDGESLPGEALRVAKKQYITAYNALFEGRASIGLDIERGDFKGGYALYQFCLEPYHLKDDYLDLIKRGNLRLNLQFSKALPETTNLILYSEDNLMLTVDNARNILYSTP from the coding sequence ATGGAAAACTCATTACGAGTTCGACCAATCTATATCCCTACAAGAGTTATATCAAGGTTCTTCTCAACGAAACCACAGCATCGAAACAATCTCTACTACAATCTCAACTCTATTACAAAGACAGATTCTATGGATGAATCTGATCCTAATTCAGCCAACGGGGGTCTTTTTCTAAGATACACTCGTAATGGAACCGTGGATATGTGTGGTCCTCTCTATGAAGATCTGATGGATTCAAAACGTTACTGGATTAATGGCGTGGATTTACAAATACGAATGTTCCGCACCCCTCCTGCATTTAATCTCATGTGTGCAGAAGACTCACCCAGTTACAAGGTGAAAATACAAGATATCTATTTGCGAATGTGTAAGATTCGACCCAGCTCAGCCATCACCACCAGTCATGCCAAAGTTCTCTCTCATCACACAGCAAAGTATCCTTTCACCAAGAGTGACATCAAAACTGTATCGTTACCGAAAGGACAGCTGAACTACACAGTGGataatttgtttcaaaacaaggTCCCCAACAAAACTGTAGTAGCATTGGCATCTTCTGAAGCCGTCAATGGCAGTTACACCAAGTCACCCtttaattttcaaatgtatgaTCTCAGTTCTATTGTTCTTTATGTGGATGGAGAATCACTGCCGGGGGAAGCCCTACGGGTAGCAAAGAAACAGTACATCACAGCTTATAATGCTTTGTTCGAAGGAAGAGCATCCATAGGGTTGGATATTGAAAGGGGCGACTTTAAGGGCGGTTATGCTCTGTACCAGTTTTGTCTTGAACCCTATCATTTGAAAGACGACTACTTGGATCTGATAAAAAGAGGAAACCTAAGGCTTAACCTCCAGTTTAGCAAGGCATTACCTGAGACAACAAATCTGATTCTCTATTCCGAGGACAATCTCATGCTGACTGTGGATAACGCGAGGAATATATTGTACTCTACACCATGA